The following are from one region of the Deltaproteobacteria bacterium genome:
- the miaB gene encoding tRNA (N6-isopentenyl adenosine(37)-C2)-methylthiotransferase MiaB, whose protein sequence is MERTESKGERYVFIETFGCQMNESDSERMLGYLAAEGYRAADGPERADLILINTCSIRDKAEQKVYSTAGRFRRLKRSRPGVVIGLAGCVAQQLGEKALRRMDYVDLVFGPHNVHRIGELVDRVRGGERVAAVELSEGIEDDEFRAYSLERSAVRAFVPIMRGCDNFCTYCIVPYVRGREASRPSAHIIDEIRRLAAGGVREVTLIGQNVNSYGERSGGDTTFPQLLRLVASVEGVERIRFVTSHPKDISEELIGLFGEEPRLCRHLHLPVQSGSDRVLERMGRGYTRARYMAAVERIRALYPDMALTTDIIVGFPGETDEDFRATMTLVEEVGFDSIFSFRYSPRPGTAAASFPDAVDGGVSSSRLAQLQELQREIAAEKNRAMVGRTVEVLVEGPSKADPSEWTGRTGCNRVVNFPGPGLRRGLLVDVTITDAYANSLRGFCNERSVSCL, encoded by the coding sequence ATGGAAAGAACCGAGAGCAAGGGGGAGAGATACGTCTTCATCGAGACCTTCGGCTGTCAGATGAACGAGAGCGACTCGGAGCGCATGCTCGGCTATCTGGCGGCCGAGGGCTATCGCGCCGCCGACGGCCCGGAGCGGGCCGACCTGATCCTCATAAACACCTGTTCCATACGGGACAAGGCCGAGCAGAAGGTCTACAGCACGGCGGGCCGCTTCAGGAGGCTCAAGCGCAGCAGGCCGGGAGTCGTCATAGGGCTTGCAGGCTGTGTGGCCCAGCAGCTCGGCGAGAAGGCCCTGCGGCGCATGGACTACGTGGACCTCGTCTTCGGCCCCCACAACGTCCATCGCATAGGTGAGCTCGTGGACCGCGTGCGCGGCGGCGAGAGAGTGGCGGCCGTGGAGCTGAGCGAAGGGATCGAGGACGACGAGTTCCGCGCCTACTCGCTCGAGAGGTCGGCGGTGAGGGCCTTCGTGCCCATCATGCGGGGCTGCGACAACTTCTGCACCTACTGCATCGTCCCCTATGTGAGGGGCCGCGAGGCGAGCAGGCCATCGGCCCACATAATCGACGAGATACGAAGGCTCGCGGCCGGCGGTGTGCGCGAGGTCACCCTCATAGGCCAGAACGTAAACTCCTACGGCGAGCGTTCGGGCGGCGACACAACCTTTCCGCAACTGCTCAGGCTCGTAGCCTCGGTGGAGGGCGTGGAGCGCATACGCTTTGTCACGTCCCATCCCAAAGACATCTCCGAGGAGCTGATAGGGCTCTTCGGCGAGGAGCCGAGGCTCTGCCGCCACCTCCACCTGCCGGTCCAGTCGGGATCGGACCGGGTGCTGGAGCGGATGGGGAGGGGATACACGAGGGCCCGCTACATGGCCGCCGTGGAGCGCATAAGGGCCCTCTATCCCGACATGGCCCTCACCACGGACATCATAGTAGGCTTCCCCGGCGAGACCGACGAGGACTTCCGCGCCACCATGACGCTCGTCGAGGAGGTGGGATTCGACTCCATATTCTCCTTCAGGTATTCGCCCAGGCCCGGCACGGCGGCCGCGTCCTTTCCCGACGCCGTGGACGGCGGGGTGAGCTCCTCGCGCCTTGCGCAGCTACAGGAGCTTCAAAGAGAGATCGCGGCGGAGAAGAACCGGGCCATGGTGGGCCGTACCGTGGAAGTGCTCGTCGAGGGACCGAGCAAGGCGGACCCCTCGGAGTGGACGGGCAGGACCGGGTGCAACAGGGTGGTCAACTTTCCAGGGCCGGGGCTGCGCCGCGGCCTGTTGGTGGACGTAACGATTACCGACGCCTATGCGAACTCCTTGCGGGGGTTCTGCAATGAAAGGAGCGTGTCATGTTTGTGA
- a CDS encoding bifunctional nuclease family protein: MFVRMRVSGLTVDPFTNAPIIILKDLENKKALPIWIGILEASAIATEIEKITFSRPMTHDLMRNILGCVDATVDKVEVNDIKDNVYYATIHMTAAGVTHRIDARPSDAIALALRTESPIYVDTRVLDKSRKIDLSGDAGAGGSGGEKSSKEWLDMLDALSPEDFGKYKM, encoded by the coding sequence ATGTTTGTGAGGATGAGGGTCTCCGGTCTCACGGTCGACCCGTTCACCAACGCACCCATAATCATACTCAAGGACCTGGAGAACAAGAAGGCGCTGCCCATATGGATAGGGATCCTCGAGGCCAGCGCCATAGCGACCGAGATCGAGAAGATCACCTTTTCGAGGCCCATGACCCATGACCTTATGCGCAACATCCTGGGGTGCGTGGACGCAACGGTCGACAAGGTGGAGGTCAACGACATAAAGGACAACGTCTACTACGCCACCATCCACATGACCGCCGCCGGGGTGACGCACAGGATAGACGCCCGCCCCAGCGACGCCATAGCGCTTGCGCTCAGGACCGAGTCGCCCATATACGTGGACACCAGGGTGCTCGACAAGTCGCGCAAGATCGATCTTTCGGGCGATGCCGGCGCCGGCGGCTCCGGCGGGGAGAAGAGCTCGAAGGAGTGGCTCGACATGCTCGACGCCCTCTCGCCCGAAGACTTCGGCAAGTACAAGATGTAG